One Grus americana isolate bGruAme1 chromosome Z, bGruAme1.mat, whole genome shotgun sequence DNA window includes the following coding sequences:
- the LOC129199279 gene encoding small EDRK-rich factor 1-like, translated as MTRGNQRELARQKNLKKTQEIHKGKRKEDSLSASQRKQRDSEIMQQKQKAANERKSLQAGAK; from the exons ATGACCC GTGGGAACCAGCGTGAACTTGCCCGCCAAAAGAATCTGAAGAAAACTCAGGAGATCcacaaagggaaaaggaaagaggataGCTTGTCTGCTTCTCAGAGAAAACAGAG agacTCTGAAATTATGCAGCAAAAACAAAAAGCGGCTAATGAAAGGAAatctctgcaggcaggagcaaaaTGA